The genomic segment CAATAATATCAATTTCACCACTAGGGCAACGATGATTTCGAGTTATGATTTTATATCCTCTTTTTACTAAATATTTTGTTGCCAATTCTTCGCCGAATGCACCTTTTTTTGCACGTATATTATTATTAGTCGATTTTGGCATTCGCCTAAGTCTCACTGTGAATTATTTCAATAAACTAGTCATGAAATTCTAGTAATAGGAATGTTGATAGTATTAATACAAGATTCTGACTCAGCAAGTAAAATAAATTGAAGCTTTCGCTGTAAAAGCTCGGTTGGTATCGTTTTTGTCATCCAGTTATTTTCATGAGTGCTATTAATAATTACAGGATTATAATTGCGCTCATCGCACCCAATAACTAAAGCTAAACGTAAAGCCACATAAACAACTTCACTAAATTCAAATGAAGCGTCATTGAATGAAAGGCTTCGACCGTCAGCAGTTTTAAGCAATATTTCAGTGGGGTTTAGCTCTATTGCAACAATTTGTTGCAAAGAAATAGATCCAATCAACGATGAGCTAATACCAGTAAGACGCTTATTTGCGGTTAATGGGTCAACAAGCCACAAATCACAAGCCTGACGAGTAAAATCTGCAACTAGCTGGTTATTACTTTCGCTTTGGCTACTTTCAAGATCAATAGCATCCGGCTCTAACGGCTGAATAATACCATCGCGAAGTTGTCTTAATTCAGCCCGCAGCGCTCCAACATTTATACCGATGCTAGATTTCTGCAATTGTTCTTCAATAGTTGCAATTTTACTGTCTATGGCATTACGTTTGGATACTAATTCATCACTAGTTAAAGTATGATCATTATCGGTGCGGGCCATAAAAGCTTGGCGTGCTTGTTCTTCGGCTTGATGTTTTGCATTAACCGCTGCTTCAACTTCTTTTTGTGAACCAAACCCCCAATCTTCAAGTATTCTTTCAACTGAAGTAATTAAGGTAGAATCCCGATCAAGAATTTGCTGGTGTCTTTTAGCAAATCTTTTGCTTCGGCGACGTTGACTGGCGCGCCAGTCATATCTTGTGAAATATTGCCACAATATTACAGTAGCAATACCGTATGTTGGAATATCAATAAGCGCCAGGTATCGCCAGTTTTTTCCTAAAAAGAGCGCAGCCGCAATAGCTAATGTTCCAAGAATTATACTACTCCAAAACCATTTGCGCGGCATTTTTATAAGTTGCTCACGTTCTTCAGAGGGTGCCAGACGATTTTGTGCTTCTTCCCACCGCTGTAGGTCTTGCTCGCGACGTTCTATGCTTTTGTTATACATTGCATAGCGTTCTAGAAAATCTGCAGGTAAGGTCGCATAACGGGCTGAATTTGCCTGCGCTTGCTCAACAAATGAATCTGGCTTGTCAAGTTGAGATAGTTCATCATCAATAGCAAATCGCTGTTTTTGCAAACCATCTAATTCAAATTCGAGCTTGTCTGTATTATCACAAATTTTTAATTGATCTTCAATTTCAGCAATTCGTGCAGAAGTTTCGTTAGTGCTACTAGTATTATGGGTCTTAACAAGATTTTGCGCAGAGTTACTATTTTTACGAGCAAGTAACTGTGACTTAGAAAAAGTAAATACTTGGTCGAATAAAGTATTTTCACATAACCCTGTTCGTGTATGCAGGATCTGCATTACCTCAAGAGTATCATCGCTTAAGAGTTCAAATTTACGTTGTGTATCTAAATATTGCGATACTCTTGCCCTGCCAGTATGTAAATCGCGCCCTAGTCGATAAATTGTACCGTCGGCTGCTTTTAAAGTAACTGCAGCTTGAGCAATATTGGCATCGAGGCCTGGTTGGATTTGATAATGGTCATCAACACCAACCAATAAAACCCTTAAGGCTCGCGTAAAAGTATTAAGAATTGGGCTAGACGCAACAAAAGCGTTAGCTTGTGGTTGAAGCTTTAGTTGGATAACAGGAAGATTCTCAACGCCTTGAATTGCTAATTCAAGAAGGAGCACGGCCATAAGCCTTGTGCGTCGTTAAAGATTAGCTTTGCTTATCTTCTGGACGCCATTGATCTTTTTCACGCAGACGCGCCGCTTTACCGGAGAGTCCACGTAAATAGTATAAACGGGCTCTGCGAATTTTTCCTTCAGAAACTACTTCAACCTTTTCAATATTTGGTGAGTAGATCGGAAAAACACGTTCAACACCTACACCATACGATACCTTGCGGACAGTAAAGGTGCCTCGTGGACCACCATTATGAATAGCGATAACCACACCCTCAAATACTTGGATGCGTTCTTTATCGCCTTCAACGATTTTTACATGTACGCGAACTTGATTACCCGTACGAAAATCGCATACGTCACGGATATGTTCTTTTTCAATTTTTTCAATAATGTTATCGATCTGGGCCATGACTTATTCCCACCTCGGTCTTTATATCCGGAGGCTATATAAACTTTTAAGAGGACGGGTAAATAACACAACATAACTTATAAAATCAAGGGGCAATGTGGGTTTTATTCGGAGGTTTTTTCAGCATCACCCAAAAATAGACCGCAATCTGGGCATTCTGTAGCATTGGCAGGCACTGTAGCTTTACAAGCTGGACAGGTACCTACTTGAGCGTCTTCATCACTAAGTAGCATTCCTTGAGCAATAGCACCCTCACGCCAACGAGTGTTAATAGCATCACGTGCAGATTCAAGGTCTTCGACGGCAACCATTAAAAAGAAACGCTGGGCCACTGCTGGTAATTCATTATTTTCATCAGCTTCACCAGCTAAAGTTGACGCAACGCGTTTTTGAGCCAAGAAACGTTGCGCTTCTGTGAGATCCATGTGATTACCAACCAACAGCGCTTGCAATTCTTTATCTGCCAAAGCTTTGGCCA from the Deltaproteobacteria bacterium genome contains:
- the rplS gene encoding 50S ribosomal protein L19 → MDNIIEKIEKEHIRDVCDFRTGNQVRVHVKIVEGDKERIQVFEGVVIAIHNGGPRGTFTVRKVSYGVGVERVFPIYSPNIEKVEVVSEGKIRRARLYYLRGLSGKAARLREKDQWRPEDKQS